A single region of the Mycobacterium lentiflavum genome encodes:
- the ripB gene encoding NlpC/P60 family peptidoglycan endopeptidase RipB, producing MRHKRFRLFNLAWITALVTGLMLSVAAPANADPGAWDPTLPATISAGAPGDPLAVANASLQATAQATQTTMDLGRQFLGGLGINILGDPAPAASATPTNPGAKIPRANGRQAIEYVIKRMGSQMGVPYSWGGGSLQGPSKGIDDGANITGFDCSGLMRYGFAGVGVLIPRFSGDQYNAGRHIPPSEARRGDLIFYGPGGGQHVTMYLGNGQMLEASGSAGKVTVSPVRKAGMTPYLTRIIEY from the coding sequence ATGCGGCACAAGCGTTTTCGCCTGTTCAACTTGGCCTGGATCACCGCTTTGGTGACCGGGCTGATGTTGTCTGTCGCCGCCCCGGCCAACGCCGACCCCGGAGCGTGGGATCCGACGCTGCCGGCGACGATCAGCGCCGGCGCCCCGGGCGATCCGCTCGCCGTCGCCAACGCGTCGCTGCAAGCCACCGCGCAGGCCACCCAGACCACGATGGACCTGGGCAGGCAATTCCTCGGTGGTCTGGGAATCAACATCCTGGGTGATCCCGCCCCGGCCGCCTCCGCCACGCCCACCAACCCGGGCGCCAAGATTCCGCGGGCGAACGGCCGCCAGGCCATCGAGTACGTGATCAAACGGATGGGATCGCAGATGGGCGTGCCCTATTCGTGGGGTGGCGGTTCGCTGCAGGGCCCCAGCAAGGGCATCGACGACGGCGCGAACATCACCGGGTTCGACTGCTCGGGTCTGATGCGGTACGGGTTCGCCGGCGTGGGGGTGCTGATCCCGCGGTTCTCCGGTGACCAGTACAACGCCGGCCGCCACATCCCGCCCAGCGAGGCCCGGCGCGGCGACCTCATCTTCTACGGCCCGGGCGGCGGCCAGCACGTCACCATGTACCTGGGCAACGGCCAGATGCTGGAGGCATCTGGAAGTGCGGGCAAAGTGACCGTGAGCCCCGTGCGCAAGGCCGGTATGACGCCGTACCTGACTAGGATCATCGAGTACTGA
- the moxR1 gene encoding chaperone MoxR1, with protein MTAAGGPPPGASGYSGPGGQSGPGAHAAPSGGADGLAAEVHTLERAIFEVKRIIVGQDQLVERMLVGLLSKGHVLLEGVPGVAKTLAVETFAKVVGGTFARIQFTPDLVPTDIIGTRIYRQGKEEFDTELGPVVVNFLLADEINRAPAKVQSALLEVMAERQVSIGGKRFPLPNPFLVMATQNPIEHEGVYQLPEAQRDRFLFKINVGYPSPEEEREIIYRMGVKPPQPKQILDTGDLLRLQDIAANNFVHHALVDYVVRVVTATRNPEQLGMNDVKTWISFGASPRASLGIIAAARSLALVRGRDYVIPQDVVEVIPDVLRHRLVLTYDALADEISPEIVINRVLQTVSLPQVNAVPQQGHSVPPVMQAAGAASNR; from the coding sequence ATGACAGCAGCAGGTGGGCCGCCCCCGGGCGCCAGCGGTTACTCGGGTCCGGGCGGGCAGTCTGGCCCCGGAGCCCATGCGGCGCCGTCAGGTGGCGCCGATGGATTGGCTGCCGAAGTACACACCCTGGAACGGGCCATCTTCGAGGTCAAGCGCATCATCGTGGGCCAGGACCAGCTCGTGGAGCGGATGCTGGTCGGTCTGCTGTCCAAGGGCCACGTGCTGCTCGAAGGTGTGCCCGGCGTCGCCAAGACGCTGGCCGTCGAGACGTTTGCGAAGGTCGTTGGCGGCACGTTCGCGCGTATCCAGTTCACTCCCGACCTGGTGCCCACCGACATCATCGGTACCCGCATCTACCGGCAGGGCAAGGAAGAGTTCGACACCGAGCTCGGCCCGGTCGTGGTCAACTTCCTGCTCGCCGACGAGATCAACCGTGCGCCCGCTAAGGTGCAGTCGGCGCTGCTGGAGGTCATGGCCGAGCGTCAGGTGTCGATCGGCGGTAAGCGATTCCCGTTGCCCAACCCGTTCCTGGTGATGGCGACGCAGAACCCGATCGAGCACGAGGGGGTCTACCAGCTGCCCGAGGCGCAGCGCGACCGCTTCCTGTTCAAGATCAACGTGGGCTACCCCTCGCCCGAGGAGGAGCGCGAGATCATCTACCGGATGGGCGTCAAGCCGCCGCAGCCCAAGCAGATCCTGGACACGGGCGACCTGCTGCGGTTGCAGGACATCGCGGCCAACAACTTCGTCCACCACGCGCTGGTCGATTATGTGGTGCGCGTCGTCACTGCCACTCGCAACCCCGAGCAGCTCGGCATGAACGACGTCAAGACCTGGATCTCGTTCGGTGCGTCCCCGCGCGCGTCGTTGGGCATCATCGCGGCTGCGCGCTCGCTGGCGTTGGTGCGCGGTCGCGACTATGTGATCCCGCAAGACGTCGTCGAGGTCATCCCCGACGTGCTGCGTCACCGGCTGGTGCTGACCTACGACGCACTGGCCGACGAGATCTCGCCCGAGATCGTCATCAACAGGGTCCTACAGACCGTTTCGCTTCCGCAAGTGAATGCCGTTCCGCAGCAAGGGCATTCGGTTCCGCCGGTGATGCAGGCTGCGGGCGCGGCCAGTAATCGGTGA
- a CDS encoding DUF58 domain-containing protein, with the protein MTDPNPAAKPAALHPPSFQRGQIDDPKLSAALRTLELTVRRKLDGVLHGDHLGLIPGPGSEPGESREYQPGDDVRRMDWAVTARTTHPHVRQMIADRELETWMVVDMSASLDFGTTVCEKRDLAVAAAAAITFLNSGGGNRLGALVTNGATTVRVPARSGRQHEQTLLRTIATMPKAPTGVRGDLAVAIDALRRPERRRGMAVIISDFLGPINWMRPLRAIAARHEVLAIEVLDPRDIELPDVGDVVLQDAETGVTREFTVDAQLRDDFAKAAAAHRADVARTIRGCDAPVLTLRTDRDWIADIVRFVESRRRGAMAGRQ; encoded by the coding sequence GTGACCGATCCGAATCCCGCCGCAAAGCCTGCGGCCCTGCACCCGCCGTCGTTTCAGCGCGGGCAGATCGACGATCCGAAATTGTCGGCGGCGCTGCGCACACTCGAGCTCACGGTTCGGCGCAAGCTCGACGGTGTCCTGCACGGCGACCATCTCGGCCTGATCCCCGGGCCGGGTTCGGAGCCGGGGGAGTCGCGCGAGTATCAACCCGGCGACGACGTCCGGCGGATGGACTGGGCCGTCACCGCGCGCACCACCCACCCGCACGTCCGGCAGATGATCGCCGACCGCGAGCTGGAAACCTGGATGGTGGTCGACATGTCGGCCAGCCTCGACTTCGGGACTACCGTCTGTGAGAAGCGGGACCTGGCAGTGGCCGCCGCGGCCGCGATCACGTTCCTCAACAGCGGTGGCGGCAACCGGCTCGGTGCGCTCGTCACCAACGGGGCGACGACGGTCCGGGTGCCGGCCCGGTCGGGGCGCCAGCACGAGCAGACGCTGCTGCGCACAATCGCGACGATGCCCAAGGCGCCGACGGGCGTGCGCGGCGATCTGGCGGTTGCCATCGACGCATTGCGGCGGCCGGAACGCCGCCGCGGGATGGCCGTGATCATCAGTGACTTCCTCGGGCCGATCAACTGGATGCGCCCGCTGCGCGCGATCGCGGCCCGCCACGAGGTGCTGGCCATCGAGGTGCTCGACCCACGTGATATCGAACTGCCCGATGTGGGCGACGTCGTGTTGCAGGACGCCGAGACCGGCGTGACCCGCGAATTCACCGTCGATGCACAACTGCGCGACGACTTCGCCAAGGCGGCCGCGGCGCATCGTGCCGACGTGGCCCGAACGATACGCGGTTGCGACGCACCGGTTTTGACGCTGCGCACCGACCGAGACTGGATCGCCGACATCGTCCGCTTCGTGGAGTCCCGCCGGCGCGGGGCTATGGCGGGGCGCCAGTGA
- a CDS encoding VWA domain-containing protein, with amino-acid sequence MTMPLLGAMSLSGFAHAWWFLFLFVVAGLGVLYVVMQLARQRRMLRFANMELLESVAPKRPAKWRHLPAILLVASLVLLTVAMAGPTNDVRIPRNRAVVMLVIDVSQSMRATDVEPNRMAAAQEAGKQFADELTPGINLGLIAYAGTATVLVSPTTNREATKIALDKLQFADRTATGEGIFTALQAIATVGAVIGGGDKPPPARIVLFSDGKETMPTNPDNPKGAFTAARTAKDQGVPISTISFGTPYGFVEINDQRQPVPVDDETLKKVAQLSGGNSFNASTLQELKQVYASLQQQIGYETIKGDASVGWLRLGALVLALAALAALLINRRLPT; translated from the coding sequence ATGACGATGCCCTTGCTCGGCGCGATGTCGCTGTCCGGGTTCGCACACGCATGGTGGTTCCTCTTCCTGTTCGTCGTGGCCGGGTTGGGCGTGCTGTATGTGGTGATGCAGCTGGCCCGCCAGCGGCGCATGCTGCGGTTCGCCAACATGGAGCTGTTGGAAAGCGTCGCCCCCAAGCGGCCCGCCAAGTGGCGGCACCTGCCGGCGATCCTGCTGGTGGCATCGCTGGTGCTGTTGACCGTCGCGATGGCCGGGCCGACGAACGACGTCCGGATTCCGCGCAACCGGGCGGTGGTGATGCTGGTGATCGACGTGTCGCAGTCGATGCGTGCCACCGACGTCGAACCCAACCGGATGGCCGCCGCGCAGGAGGCCGGTAAGCAGTTCGCCGACGAGCTCACCCCGGGCATCAACCTCGGGCTGATCGCTTACGCGGGGACCGCGACGGTGCTGGTGTCGCCGACGACCAACCGCGAGGCGACCAAGATCGCGCTGGACAAGCTGCAGTTCGCCGACCGCACCGCCACCGGGGAGGGGATCTTCACCGCACTGCAGGCCATCGCCACGGTCGGCGCGGTCATCGGCGGCGGCGACAAGCCGCCCCCGGCCCGCATCGTGCTGTTCTCGGACGGCAAGGAGACGATGCCGACCAACCCGGACAATCCCAAGGGGGCGTTCACCGCCGCGCGGACCGCCAAAGACCAGGGCGTGCCGATCTCAACGATCTCGTTCGGCACCCCCTACGGCTTCGTCGAGATCAACGACCAGCGCCAGCCGGTCCCGGTCGACGACGAGACCCTGAAGAAGGTGGCCCAGCTCTCCGGCGGCAATTCCTTCAATGCCTCGACGCTGCAGGAGCTCAAGCAGGTCTACGCCTCGCTGCAACAGCAGATCGGCTACGAGACGATCAAGGGCGACGCCAGCGTGGGCTGGCTGCGACTCGGTGCGCTGGTGTTGGCGCTGGCGGCGCTGGCGGCGTTGCTGATCAACCGACGGCTGCCGACCTAG
- the qcrB gene encoding cytochrome bc1 complex cytochrome b subunit gives MSSGIDSSTVLAHQAEAIDTRYHPAAAIRRQLNKVFPTHWSFLLGEVALYSFVVLLITGVYLTLFFDPSTTEVTYNGVYQPLRGVEMSKAYASALDISFEVRGGLFVRQVHHWAALMFAAAIMVHLARVFFTGAFRRPREANWVIGSLLLILAMFEGFFGYSLPDDLLSGTGLRAAFSSITLGIPVIGTWLHWALFGGDFPGDVIIPRLYAIHILIFPGIMLALIGLHLALVWFQKHTQFPGPGRTERNVVGVRVMPVFAVKSGGFFAAIVGVLGLMGGLLQINPIWNLGPYNPSQVSAGSQPDFYLMWTDGLVRLWPAWEFYFGHHTIPAAVAVAVLMGVIFAALIVYPFLERRFTGDRAHHNLLQRPRDVPVRTSIGAMAIAFYIVLTFSSFNDIIAYQFHVSLNAMTWIGRIGMVVLPPIVYFVTYRWCVSLQRSDRAVLEHGLETGIIRRLPHGAYIELHQPLGPVDQHGHPTPLQYQGAPVPKRLNKLGMGGQPGSGSFLFTDPPAEAAALLRAAHAREQRALTALRERQNGAGADGNAPNGNHPASPPAGEG, from the coding sequence ATGAGTTCCGGAATCGACTCGAGCACGGTCCTCGCGCACCAAGCCGAGGCGATCGACACCCGCTACCACCCGGCGGCGGCGATTCGCCGCCAGCTGAACAAGGTCTTCCCGACGCACTGGTCGTTCCTGCTCGGCGAGGTGGCGCTGTACAGCTTCGTCGTGTTGCTGATCACCGGCGTGTACCTGACGTTGTTCTTCGACCCGTCGACGACGGAGGTCACCTACAACGGCGTGTATCAACCGCTGCGGGGCGTCGAGATGTCCAAGGCGTACGCGTCGGCGCTCGACATCTCCTTCGAGGTGCGGGGCGGGTTGTTCGTGCGCCAGGTCCATCACTGGGCCGCGCTGATGTTCGCGGCCGCGATCATGGTGCACCTGGCCCGGGTCTTCTTCACCGGGGCCTTTCGCCGGCCGCGCGAGGCCAACTGGGTGATCGGGTCGCTGCTGTTGATCCTGGCCATGTTCGAGGGCTTCTTCGGCTACTCGCTGCCCGACGACCTGCTCTCGGGCACCGGCCTGCGGGCGGCGTTCTCCTCGATCACCCTGGGAATCCCGGTGATCGGCACCTGGCTGCACTGGGCGTTGTTCGGTGGGGACTTCCCCGGCGACGTCATCATCCCGCGCCTCTACGCCATTCACATCCTGATCTTCCCGGGCATCATGCTGGCGCTGATCGGGCTGCATCTGGCGTTGGTGTGGTTCCAGAAACACACCCAGTTCCCCGGGCCCGGACGCACCGAGCGCAACGTCGTCGGCGTGCGGGTGATGCCGGTGTTCGCCGTGAAGTCCGGCGGCTTCTTCGCCGCCATCGTCGGCGTGCTGGGCCTCATGGGTGGGCTGCTCCAGATCAACCCGATCTGGAACCTGGGTCCCTACAACCCTTCTCAGGTCTCGGCGGGCTCGCAGCCCGACTTCTACCTGATGTGGACCGATGGGCTGGTCCGGCTATGGCCGGCGTGGGAGTTCTACTTCGGGCACCACACCATTCCGGCTGCGGTGGCCGTCGCGGTCTTGATGGGCGTCATCTTTGCCGCGCTCATCGTGTATCCGTTCCTCGAGCGGCGGTTCACCGGCGACCGCGCTCACCACAACCTGCTGCAGCGTCCCCGCGACGTTCCGGTGCGCACGTCGATCGGTGCGATGGCGATCGCGTTCTACATCGTGCTCACGTTCTCGTCGTTCAACGACATCATCGCCTACCAGTTCCACGTCTCCCTGAACGCGATGACGTGGATCGGGCGCATCGGGATGGTGGTGCTGCCACCGATCGTGTACTTCGTCACCTATCGCTGGTGTGTCAGCCTGCAGCGCAGCGACCGCGCGGTGCTCGAGCACGGCCTCGAAACCGGGATCATCCGACGCTTGCCGCACGGCGCGTACATCGAGCTGCACCAACCGCTGGGCCCCGTCGACCAACACGGCCACCCCACCCCGCTGCAGTACCAAGGCGCCCCAGTTCCCAAGCGGCTGAACAAACTCGGCATGGGAGGGCAACCAGGCTCGGGCAGCTTCCTGTTCACCGACCCACCGGCCGAAGCGGCCGCGCTCCTGCGCGCTGCCCACGCGCGCGAACAGCGCGCCCTGACGGCGCTGCGCGAGCGCCAGAACGGCGCGGGAGCCGATGGCAACGCCCCCAACGGGAACCATCCGGCCTCACCGCCGGCCGGCGAAGGCTAG
- a CDS encoding TetR/AcrR family transcriptional regulator — MTPAHSGHPDEQGEDARIIRTRADVARTAFDVLVEEGSEALTHARVAERAGYSKTTLYKHWPSRSDLAAMALLAVRDFKHPEPTGDLRADLIGELTAFRQGVVDLRLDRVLSAMAQWATVDTMSRIRNEINSEGQRPIRAILAEAFDGPELDAAVSMLSGVVACPSLMFGTVPDDAVIEAAVDIVLRGAQGAPDRPRGGTPS, encoded by the coding sequence ATGACACCTGCCCACAGCGGCCACCCGGACGAGCAGGGCGAGGACGCCCGGATCATCCGGACCCGGGCGGACGTCGCGCGCACGGCCTTCGACGTGCTCGTCGAGGAAGGCTCCGAGGCGCTCACGCACGCCCGGGTCGCCGAGCGCGCCGGCTACTCCAAGACAACGCTCTACAAGCACTGGCCGTCGAGGTCCGACCTGGCGGCCATGGCCCTGCTGGCGGTTCGGGACTTCAAGCATCCCGAGCCCACCGGCGACCTGCGCGCCGACCTGATCGGGGAGCTGACGGCTTTCCGGCAGGGGGTCGTCGACCTGCGGCTCGACCGGGTGCTGTCCGCGATGGCGCAGTGGGCGACGGTCGACACGATGAGCCGCATCCGCAACGAGATCAACTCCGAGGGTCAGCGACCGATCCGGGCGATTCTCGCCGAGGCATTTGACGGCCCGGAGCTCGACGCGGCGGTCTCGATGCTCTCCGGCGTGGTCGCCTGTCCGTCGCTGATGTTCGGGACGGTGCCCGACGATGCCGTCATTGAGGCGGCCGTAGACATCGTGCTTCGGGGGGCGCAGGGCGCGCCCGATCGCCCGCGTGGTGGCACCCCGAGTTGA
- the fabG1 gene encoding 3-oxoacyl-ACP reductase FabG1, translating to MTDVATESATAGGKPPFVSRSVLVTGGNRGIGLAIARRLAADGHKVAVTHRGSGAPEGLFGVVCDVTDNEAVDRAFKEVEEHQGPVEVLVSNAGISKDAFLIRMTEERFEEVINANLTGAFRVAQRASRSMQRKRFGRIIFIGSVSGSWGIGNQANYAAAKAGLIGMARSISRELSKAGVTANVVAPGYIDTEMTRALDERIQEGALDFIPAKRVGTAEEVAGAVSFLASEDASYIAGAVIPVDGGMGMGH from the coding sequence GTGACTGACGTAGCCACCGAGTCCGCCACCGCCGGTGGCAAACCCCCATTCGTATCCCGGTCGGTCCTGGTGACCGGCGGAAACCGGGGGATCGGTCTGGCGATCGCCCGGCGGCTGGCCGCCGACGGCCACAAGGTGGCTGTCACCCACCGCGGATCCGGAGCGCCCGAGGGGTTGTTCGGCGTCGTGTGCGATGTCACCGACAACGAAGCCGTCGACCGCGCCTTCAAGGAGGTCGAGGAGCATCAGGGGCCGGTCGAGGTGCTGGTCTCCAATGCCGGCATCTCCAAGGATGCGTTTCTGATCCGGATGACCGAGGAGCGATTCGAAGAGGTCATCAATGCCAACCTCACCGGGGCGTTCCGGGTGGCTCAGCGCGCCTCGCGCAGCATGCAGCGCAAGCGATTCGGCCGCATCATCTTCATCGGTTCGGTGTCCGGCAGCTGGGGCATCGGCAACCAGGCCAACTACGCTGCCGCCAAGGCCGGCCTGATCGGCATGGCCCGCTCGATCTCCCGGGAGCTGTCCAAGGCCGGTGTCACCGCGAACGTGGTCGCCCCGGGCTATATCGACACCGAGATGACCCGCGCGCTCGACGAGCGCATCCAGGAGGGCGCCCTGGACTTCATCCCCGCCAAGCGGGTCGGCACCGCCGAGGAGGTCGCCGGGGCGGTCAGCTTCCTGGCGTCCGAGGACGCGAGTTACATCGCCGGTGCGGTGATCCCGGTTGACGGCGGCATGGGCATGGGCCACTGA
- the inhA gene encoding NADH-dependent enoyl-ACP reductase InhA, whose amino-acid sequence MSGLLEGKRILVTGIITDSSIAFHIAKVAQEAGAQLVLTGFDRLRLIQRIADRLPEQAPLIELDVQNEKHLDTLAERVTAEIGEGNKLDGVVHSIGFMPQTGMGINPFFDAPYEDVSKGIHISAYSYASLAKALLPIMNSGGSIVGMDFDPTRAMPAYNWMTVAKSALESVNRFVAREAGKSGVRSNLVAAGPIRTLAMSAIVGGALGEEAGAQMQLLEEGWDQRAPIGWNMKDPTPVAKTVCALLSDWLPATTGTIIYADGGASTQLL is encoded by the coding sequence ATGTCAGGACTACTCGAAGGCAAGCGGATCCTCGTCACGGGGATCATCACCGACTCGTCGATCGCCTTTCACATCGCCAAGGTGGCGCAGGAGGCCGGCGCGCAGCTGGTGCTGACCGGGTTCGACCGGTTGCGGCTGATCCAGCGCATTGCCGACCGGCTGCCCGAGCAGGCCCCGCTGATCGAACTCGACGTGCAAAACGAAAAGCACCTGGACACCTTGGCCGAGCGGGTGACCGCCGAGATCGGTGAGGGCAACAAGCTGGACGGTGTGGTGCACTCCATCGGCTTCATGCCGCAGACGGGGATGGGCATCAACCCCTTCTTCGACGCGCCTTACGAAGACGTGTCCAAGGGCATCCACATCTCGGCGTACTCTTACGCTTCGCTGGCGAAAGCGCTTCTGCCGATTATGAATTCCGGCGGATCCATCGTCGGCATGGACTTCGACCCGACCCGCGCGATGCCGGCTTACAACTGGATGACGGTCGCCAAGAGCGCACTCGAGTCGGTCAACCGGTTCGTGGCTCGCGAGGCCGGTAAATCCGGTGTTCGCTCGAATCTCGTTGCCGCCGGGCCGATCCGGACGCTCGCGATGAGCGCGATCGTCGGTGGCGCGCTCGGCGAGGAGGCCGGCGCCCAGATGCAGCTGCTGGAGGAGGGCTGGGACCAGCGCGCTCCGATCGGCTGGAATATGAAGGACCCGACGCCGGTGGCCAAGACGGTATGCGCGCTGCTTTCGGACTGGCTGCCGGCGACCACCGGCACCATCATTTACGCCGACGGCGGCGCCAGCACCCAACTGCTCTAG
- a CDS encoding ferrochelatase, which translates to MDFDAVLLLSFGGPEGPEQVRPFLENVTRGRNVPPERLDDVAEHYLHFGGVSPINAINRALVMQLEAALAGRGLDLPVYFGNRNWEPYVEDAVTAMRDNGIRRAAVFTTSAWSGYSSCSQYGEDIARARAAAGPDAPELVKLRPYFDHPRFVQIFADTIGAASGALTAEQQAGARLVFTAHSIPVAADERLGPRLYSRQVAYAASLVAAAAGYTEYDLAWQSRSGPPQVPWLEPDVADHLTALAAAGTKSVIICPIGFVADHIEVVWDLDLELAAQAEAAGLELVRASTPNAHPRFAQLAADLIDELRYGRAPERVAGPDPVAGCLGSVNGAACRPPHCVAREGV; encoded by the coding sequence GTGGATTTTGACGCCGTTCTGCTGCTTTCCTTCGGCGGACCAGAGGGTCCGGAGCAGGTCCGGCCGTTCCTGGAGAACGTCACCCGGGGCCGCAACGTGCCGCCGGAACGACTCGACGACGTCGCCGAGCACTACCTGCATTTCGGCGGCGTCTCACCGATCAATGCCATCAACCGCGCGCTGGTGATGCAGCTGGAAGCCGCGCTGGCCGGCCGCGGTCTGGATCTGCCGGTGTACTTCGGCAACCGCAACTGGGAGCCGTACGTCGAAGATGCGGTGACGGCGATGCGCGACAACGGTATTCGTCGCGCCGCGGTGTTCACCACGTCGGCGTGGAGCGGGTATTCCAGCTGCTCGCAATATGGTGAAGACATCGCCCGCGCCCGCGCCGCCGCAGGTCCCGATGCGCCCGAGTTGGTAAAGCTGCGCCCCTATTTCGATCACCCGCGGTTCGTGCAGATCTTCGCCGATACCATCGGTGCCGCCTCGGGGGCCCTCACCGCCGAGCAACAGGCCGGCGCGCGGCTGGTGTTCACCGCGCATTCGATTCCGGTGGCCGCCGATGAGCGCCTTGGGCCACGACTGTACAGCCGCCAAGTCGCCTACGCCGCAAGCCTTGTCGCGGCGGCCGCCGGGTACACAGAGTACGACCTGGCCTGGCAGTCGCGCTCGGGTCCGCCGCAGGTGCCATGGCTGGAACCCGATGTCGCCGACCATCTCACGGCGCTGGCCGCGGCGGGCACCAAGTCGGTCATCATCTGCCCGATCGGTTTTGTGGCAGACCACATCGAGGTGGTGTGGGACCTCGATCTCGAGCTGGCGGCTCAGGCCGAGGCGGCCGGCTTGGAGCTGGTGCGGGCCTCGACGCCCAACGCCCACCCGCGTTTCGCGCAGCTCGCCGCCGACCTGATCGACGAACTTCGGTACGGCCGTGCCCCCGAGCGGGTGGCGGGCCCGGATCCGGTGGCGGGCTGCCTGGGCAGCGTCAACGGCGCGGCCTGCCGCCCGCCGCATTGCGTTGCGCGAGAAGGTGTTTAG
- a CDS encoding NfeD family protein — MAIALSWLIFALALAGAEALTGDMFLLMLGGGALAASATAWFTHWPVLADGAVFLVVSVLLVVLVRPALRQRMTPKSLPTGIEALEGKSALVLDRVARDEGQVKLDGQVWTARPFNDGDVYEPGESVTVVHIDGATAVVFKH; from the coding sequence ATGGCGATCGCGCTGAGCTGGCTGATCTTCGCGCTGGCTCTTGCCGGTGCCGAGGCGCTGACGGGCGATATGTTCCTGCTGATGCTGGGAGGCGGTGCGCTGGCCGCCTCGGCCACGGCCTGGTTCACGCATTGGCCGGTCCTGGCCGACGGCGCGGTGTTCCTGGTCGTCTCGGTCCTGCTGGTCGTGCTGGTCCGGCCCGCATTGCGGCAGCGGATGACTCCCAAGTCGTTGCCGACGGGCATCGAGGCGCTCGAGGGCAAAAGTGCGCTGGTGCTCGATCGGGTTGCCCGCGACGAGGGTCAGGTGAAACTTGACGGGCAGGTGTGGACGGCGCGTCCGTTCAACGACGGCGACGTCTACGAGCCCGGCGAATCGGTCACCGTCGTGCACATCGACGGCGCGACCGCGGTGGTGTTCAAGCACTGA
- a CDS encoding SPFH domain-containing protein: MEGAVAGLVLLAVLVIFAIIVVAKSVALIPQAEAAVIERLGRYSRTVSGQLTLLVPFIDRVRARVDLRERVVSFPPQPVITEDNLTLNIDTVVYFQVTVPQAAVYEISNYIVGVEQLTTTTLRNVVGGMTLEQTLTSRDMINGQLRGVLDEATGRWGLRVARVELRSIDPPPSIQASMEKQMKADREKRAMILTAEGNRQAAITQAEGAKQAQILAAEGAKQAAILAAEADRQSRMLRAQGERAAAYLRAQGQAKAIEKTFAAIKAGRPTPEMLAYQYLQTLPEMARGDANKVWVVPSDFSAALQGFTKLLGTPGEDGVFRFQPSPVEDVPQHAAAADDAEVADWFSTETDPQIAQAVAKAEAIARQPVDGRPDAPPELTQ, from the coding sequence GTGGAAGGTGCGGTTGCGGGTTTGGTGTTGCTGGCCGTCCTGGTGATCTTTGCGATCATCGTGGTGGCCAAGTCCGTGGCGTTGATACCGCAGGCCGAGGCGGCGGTGATCGAGCGTCTGGGTCGGTACAGCCGCACGGTCAGCGGGCAGCTGACGCTGCTGGTGCCGTTCATCGATCGCGTCCGGGCCCGGGTCGATCTGCGCGAGCGGGTGGTATCGTTCCCGCCGCAGCCGGTGATCACCGAGGACAACCTGACGCTCAACATCGACACCGTGGTCTATTTCCAGGTCACCGTTCCGCAGGCGGCCGTCTACGAGATCAGCAACTACATCGTCGGCGTCGAGCAGCTCACCACGACCACGCTGCGCAACGTCGTCGGCGGCATGACGCTAGAGCAGACCCTGACCTCACGCGACATGATCAACGGCCAGTTGCGCGGTGTGCTCGACGAGGCGACCGGCCGCTGGGGCCTGCGGGTCGCCCGGGTCGAGCTGCGCAGCATCGACCCGCCGCCCTCGATTCAGGCCTCGATGGAAAAGCAGATGAAGGCCGACCGGGAGAAGCGGGCGATGATTTTGACCGCGGAAGGCAACCGGCAGGCGGCGATCACACAGGCCGAGGGTGCCAAGCAAGCGCAGATCCTGGCCGCCGAGGGTGCCAAGCAGGCCGCGATCCTGGCCGCCGAGGCCGACCGGCAGTCCCGGATGCTGCGCGCCCAGGGTGAGCGCGCCGCGGCCTACCTGCGGGCGCAAGGTCAGGCCAAGGCCATCGAGAAGACGTTCGCCGCGATCAAGGCCGGCCGGCCCACCCCGGAGATGCTGGCCTACCAGTACCTGCAGACGCTGCCGGAGATGGCACGCGGGGACGCCAACAAGGTGTGGGTGGTGCCCAGCGACTTCAGCGCGGCGCTGCAGGGTTTCACCAAGCTGCTGGGCACGCCAGGCGAGGACGGGGTGTTCCGGTTCCAGCCGTCTCCGGTCGAGGACGTGCCACAGCACGCCGCCGCCGCGGACGACGCCGAGGTGGCCGACTGGTTCTCCACCGAGACCGACCCCCAGATCGCCCAGGCGGTTGCCAAGGCCGAGGCGATAGCCCGCCAGCCCGTCGATGGCCGGCCGGACGCGCCGCCGGAATTGACCCAATAG